Below is a window of Populus alba chromosome 2, ASM523922v2, whole genome shotgun sequence DNA.
CAAGATAATTGTTAGAATATGGAGTTGTGGCTATTCTTACAATTGGACTATCTCCGTACAAGAACGTACAATGTTATAATTGTATGTACTGATGATTTACATTAAGTGTACGACGTTTGTAGAGGAAGCACAAGGAATCCATCTTTTGATTGCCAACGATGTGACCCCACTTCGAAAAAGTTAGTGCTCCTGCAAGCCTAGCTACTAGCACGGATTCAGCACTCGAGCCGTTTGCCTCTCTCCTAGCCATTTCCTTGGGTGTAAGTCCAGAATTCCAGTTTCTTcgacaaaataaacaaaatagcgAGATCGTTACTATTGGGTttagattaattatataaaaagacaaagagaTTTAAGTCCATTGTTGCATGTTTTTAATACAAGTGAGCCTGGCACTGGCTAATGCAGTGGCTTTCTAGCCATCGCATCTCTATCCACTCCTCCCACGTGTCCCGCCAGTTCCGATCATActcctcctctgttttcttGGCCTGTCTCGTCAGTTGTCATATAAAAAATCAGGCCGGATTttactcggttttttttcttcatgaaattcagtttttttttttaaaaaaaaatatatgaatacataaaagtaatatttttattatttttataaaatttatttttaattttttaaaaaatctaagatttttaaaaatctaaaatataattttaaaaatacaaaaacaacacTCTCGGGTgagctttatttatttcataatgtttGTTTTCCACAGAGACAGTGACTATTGCATCAACCAGCACGACAGCATGATTAGCAAGTTAGCACGCCATATACTTCGATTAGTAATGCATCGGTGTAGAACTAATTCACCAAGAGAAGATTTAGCTCTTAAGTCAGGAAACAAGGACTGATCTCTAATTTGTAAATGCAGTCATTTATTAGGCTCCATCTAATTTGCACCAACTTTTCAAACGCAAAacttctttttgtattttcaattaattttttaatatggttttttaGATTCTAAACTTAACCTAAGATGTCATTCCACGTGGCAAAAGTTAAATCACTTCAAGAAATcccaattaaaaaactataaaatgtcAAAGAGTTGAGGACGGGACTTGACTTTAATCCTAATCAGTAatagtaaattaataattacctGGCCAGGGAAGACAAAGATAGTATTGTAACAGTGCTAGTAACTGTACAGAACTAGTCATCACTGTTGAGCCGAGAGCCGAGCCGAGATTGTCGCTTCCTTCCCTTGACCCGATTAGTACACCTTCTGTTGCGCACGTGTAAGGACAGTCCATCCACGTAAACAACTACACAAGAGTAAACCCATAGCCCTAGAGAttagtcaaaataaataaataaataaaaagaaaacagaacagGACGTGACGCGTATATAACCCACCTTCACCAGCACGACCCCTATTCACTCCCGGTTTTAACTCTCCACACAACTCACAGAGCCCAGAGAGAGATAAAACACAGTGCTAATCTCCATCTCCTCCACCTGAAAAGCCAGAGATTTTGAtggggagagagagagcattGTGCAGTCATTAATTCTTTCATCAACAAAACGTGAGCCCTTTTTTTCAAAACCCGCGCCATTATAAAACTTGGGAAACATTCTCTTCCTCGCTTTCATTTACACACGCAAAAACACAAAGCAAGAGCAGCTGCATTTTAAGCCTGTAAGGTATCGAGAGAGTGCTATTGAAATGGACCTTAGTAAGGCAACGTTAGAGATCTTCTCAAAACTGGAGCAGAAATGGCTCTCACACTGTGAAACCACCAAGAAAACACGAGTGCTGAGCATTGACGGTGGAGGCACGAATGGCATTGTGGCTGGTTCTGCTCTGATCCACCTTGAGGATCAGATCCGCTTCAAAACCGGCGATTCTGAAGCTCGAATCGCCGATTTCTTTGATATCATTGCTGGCACTGGAATCGGAGCTCTCCTCGCTGCCATGCTATCCGCCGACGATGGTTCCGGCCGCCCACTCTTTACTGCCAGAGACGCCGTCGCATTCGTTGCTGAGAAAAACTCCGCCCTCTTCAGGGTGAAATGCAGTGGCTTCCTCAGCCGCCGCAGGAGGTGCTCTGGTAGGAGCATGGAGAAAGTATTGAAAGAAGCGTTGAGGAGAGATGACGGTGTGATTTTGACCTTGAAGGACACGTGCAAGCCCCTCCTTGTTCCTTGCTTTGACCTAAAGAGCTCCGCCCCTTTTGTCTTCTCCCGAGCCGACGCGACCGAATCACCCAGTTTTAACTTCGAGCTCTGGAAAGTCTGCCTTGCCACTTCAGCAACTCCAAGCCTCTTCAAGCCGTTTAACTTAACGTCAGTTGACGGCAAAACTTCGTGCTCCGCGATAGACGGAGGTCTAGTGATGAACAATCCAACAGCAGCGGCAGTTACGCACGTGCTCCACAACAAGCGTGATTTCCCTTCTGTTAATAGCGTAGAAGATCTGTTGGTTCTGTCGTTGGGAAACGGAAGTGGATCGCTGAGTGGGAGGAAGCTCCG
It encodes the following:
- the LOC118049198 gene encoding probable inactive patatin-like protein 9, with translation MDLSKATLEIFSKLEQKWLSHCETTKKTRVLSIDGGGTNGIVAGSALIHLEDQIRFKTGDSEARIADFFDIIAGTGIGALLAAMLSADDGSGRPLFTARDAVAFVAEKNSALFRVKCSGFLSRRRRCSGRSMEKVLKEALRRDDGVILTLKDTCKPLLVPCFDLKSSAPFVFSRADATESPSFNFELWKVCLATSATPSLFKPFNLTSVDGKTSCSAIDGGLVMNNPTAAAVTHVLHNKRDFPSVNSVEDLLVLSLGNGSGSLSGRKLRRNGECSTSSVVDIVLDGVSETVDQMLGNAFCWNRTDYVRIQANGLASAGPMVEEEVLKERGLETLPFGGKRLLTETNAERIESFVQRLVASGKSSLPPSPSKNSAVPLADGS